A single window of Coffea eugenioides isolate CCC68of chromosome 7, Ceug_1.0, whole genome shotgun sequence DNA harbors:
- the LOC113778773 gene encoding protein HESO1-like isoform X4 — protein MDLFNAKSDLDLSFNFTQSGVQITREKKIQTLRKLAKKFYALQSGGHVYGVHPITTAKVPILKVVDRGTGVECDISIENRDGILKSQLIRIFCSIDERFRKLSFLMKTWAKAQKINSSKDGTLNSLSIIQLVAFHLQTRNPPILPPFSALFKDGTDPASVAKLLSNFVNYGKSNKESVAELLVSLLMKLSSVEKLWPKGLCASVYEGSWTSKTWASKVGAISVEDFTDRSQNVSRAVAAPEVKVIYECIHQSIRHLFAFMDGQIDRFKLGELLFGQVAKQLLVSAGVANSKMKVVTPSVGAVNTNRVLPPSNTQSAQAKGAQNNIRCQKREHESPADSTLTKKMRYSDGWSGTLPGSWGGTSSANWVAGQQLPHFEMEQAQKHLEHWRILPNTGWGGTQQPNAGGWNGTWQTQAPSYHAGPYSSSSSNQLFPASLRLHSVQTNPSAFGTSWPSFRTNLPPQGTQQSH, from the exons GTGGCGGGCATGTTTATGGTGTACATCCAATTACGACTGCCAAAGTTCCTATTCTTAAAGTTGTTGACCGCGGAACTGGTGTTGAGTGTGATATATCAATTGAAAACAGAGATGGGATTTTGAAATCTCAGTTAATTCGTATATTTTGTTCTATAGATGAAAGGTTCCGGAAGCTAAGTTTTTTG ATGAAAACATGGGCAAAGGCACAAAAGATCAATAGCTCAAAAGATGGAACATTAAACTCTTTATCTATAATACAGTTGGTTGCTTTTCATTTGCAG ACACGGAATCCTCCTATACTACCTCCATTTTCTGCCTTATTTAAAG ATGGTACTGATCCTGCATCAGTGGCCAAGCTGCTGAGTAACTTTGTGAACTATGGAAAAAGTAACAAAGAAAGTGTAGCTGAGCTCCTGGTTTCTCTACTGATGAAG TTATCATCAGTTGAAAAACTTTGGCCCAAAGGTCTCTGCGCTAGTGTCTATGAAGGTTCTTGGACATCAAAAACTTGGGCTTCTAAAGTTGGCGCCATTAGT GTTGAAGATTTTACTGATCGGTCTCAAAATGTATCAAGGGCAGTGGCGGCTCCAGAAGTTAAAGTTATTTACGAATGCATTCATCAGTCTATCCGGCATCTTTTTGCATTCATGGATGGCCAAATCGACAGATTCAAGTTGGGGGAACTTTTATTTGGCCAGGTTGCCAAACAGCTGCTAGTGAGTGCTGGAGTTGCTAATTCTAAGATGAAGGTAGTCACACCCTCAGTCGGTGCTGTTAACACAAACAGAGTGCTGCCTCCTTCTAATACTCAATCGGCCCAGGCAAAAGGGGCCCAAAATAACATACGTTGCCAAAAGAGAGAGCATGAGAGTCCTGCTGATTCCACCCTGACCAAAAAGATGCGGTATAGTGATGGTTGGAGTGGAACTCTTCCTGGCAGTTGGGGAGGAACGTCATCTGCAAATTGGGTGGCAGGACAGCAACTTCCACATTTTGAGATGGAACAGGCACAAAAACATCTGGAACATTGGAGAATATTGCCAAACACTGGCTGGGGAGGTACTCAGCAACCTAATGCTGGAGGTTGGAATGGAACATGGCAGACTCAAGCTCCATCTTATCATGCTGGACCATATTCTTCGAGTTCAAGTAACCAGCTTTTCCCTGCTTCATTGAGACTTCATTCTGTTCAGACCAATCCATCCGCTTTTGGAACTTCGTGGCCCTCTTTCAGAACAAACTTACCTCCTCAGGGTACCCAACAGTCACATTAA
- the LOC113777415 gene encoding N-acetyltransferase 9-like protein isoform X3 yields the protein MKVSLEGKKVILVPYMKEHVDKYHEWMQDPALLEATASEPLTLDEEYDMQLSWTQDPFKQTFIILDKELVVGEFVHGDPHVEAMVGDVNIYMNDLDDAEMAEIEIMIAETKSRGKGLGKESVLMMMAFAVENFGIHLFRAKIGDSNRASISLFQKLGFEKTSHSEIFQEVTFELPITESKCEELHRLTGNMITHL from the exons ATGAAGGTGAGCCTTGAAGGGAAGAAGGTAATCTTAGTACCATACATGAAAGAGCACGTAGACAAGTACCATGAATGGATGCAAGACCCAGCCCTTCTTGAGGCCACAGCTTCTGAGCCCCTCACTCTTGATGAAGAATATGATATGCAGCTGTCTTGGACCCAGGATCCCTTCA AACAAACTTTTATAATCCTGGATAAGGAATTGGTTGTTGGAGAGTTTGTTCATGGAGATCCCCATGTTGAAG cCATGGTTGGTGATGTCAACATATACATGAATGACTTGGATGATGCTGAAATGGCTGAGATTGAGATAATGATAGCCGAGACAAAAAG TCGTGGCAAAGGGCTTGGGAAAGAATCAGTTCTCATGATGATGGCATTTGCAGTTGAGAATTTCGGCATCCATTTATTTCGTGCTAAAATTGGGGACTCAAATAGAGCTTCTATAAGTCTATTCCAGAAActg GGCTTTGAGAAGACTTCTCATAGTGAAATCTTCCAAGAG GTAACCTTCGAGCTACCAATAACAGAGTCAAAGTGTGAGGAGCTTCATCGGTTAACTGGTAATATGATTACACATTTGTAG
- the LOC113777415 gene encoding N-acetyltransferase 9-like protein isoform X4 yields MKVSLEGKKVILVPYMKEHVDKYHEWMQDPALLEATASEPLTLDEEYDMQLSWTQDPFKQTFIILDKELVVGEFVHGDPHVEAMVGDVNIYMNDLDDAEMAEIEIMIAETKSRGKGLGKESVLMMMAFAVENFGIHLFRAKIGDSNRASISLFQKLGFEKTSHSEIFQEVTFELPITESKCEELHRLTGEPSNLP; encoded by the exons ATGAAGGTGAGCCTTGAAGGGAAGAAGGTAATCTTAGTACCATACATGAAAGAGCACGTAGACAAGTACCATGAATGGATGCAAGACCCAGCCCTTCTTGAGGCCACAGCTTCTGAGCCCCTCACTCTTGATGAAGAATATGATATGCAGCTGTCTTGGACCCAGGATCCCTTCA AACAAACTTTTATAATCCTGGATAAGGAATTGGTTGTTGGAGAGTTTGTTCATGGAGATCCCCATGTTGAAG cCATGGTTGGTGATGTCAACATATACATGAATGACTTGGATGATGCTGAAATGGCTGAGATTGAGATAATGATAGCCGAGACAAAAAG TCGTGGCAAAGGGCTTGGGAAAGAATCAGTTCTCATGATGATGGCATTTGCAGTTGAGAATTTCGGCATCCATTTATTTCGTGCTAAAATTGGGGACTCAAATAGAGCTTCTATAAGTCTATTCCAGAAActg GGCTTTGAGAAGACTTCTCATAGTGAAATCTTCCAAGAG GTAACCTTCGAGCTACCAATAACAGAGTCAAAGTGTGAGGAGCTTCATCGGTTAACTG GTGAACCGAGTAATCTTCCTTGA
- the LOC113777415 gene encoding N-acetyltransferase 9-like protein isoform X1, with protein sequence MKVSLEGKKVILVPYMKEHVDKYHEWMQDPALLEATASEPLTLDEEYDMQLSWTQDPFKQTFIILDKELVVGEFVHGDPHVEAMVGDVNIYMNDLDDAEMAEIEIMIAETKSRGKGLGKESVLMMMAFAVENFGIHLFRAKIGDSNRASISLFQKLGFEKTSHSEIFQEVTFELPITESKCEELHRLTENECSSQFSIAPQRSVIELTKCNG encoded by the exons ATGAAGGTGAGCCTTGAAGGGAAGAAGGTAATCTTAGTACCATACATGAAAGAGCACGTAGACAAGTACCATGAATGGATGCAAGACCCAGCCCTTCTTGAGGCCACAGCTTCTGAGCCCCTCACTCTTGATGAAGAATATGATATGCAGCTGTCTTGGACCCAGGATCCCTTCA AACAAACTTTTATAATCCTGGATAAGGAATTGGTTGTTGGAGAGTTTGTTCATGGAGATCCCCATGTTGAAG cCATGGTTGGTGATGTCAACATATACATGAATGACTTGGATGATGCTGAAATGGCTGAGATTGAGATAATGATAGCCGAGACAAAAAG TCGTGGCAAAGGGCTTGGGAAAGAATCAGTTCTCATGATGATGGCATTTGCAGTTGAGAATTTCGGCATCCATTTATTTCGTGCTAAAATTGGGGACTCAAATAGAGCTTCTATAAGTCTATTCCAGAAActg GGCTTTGAGAAGACTTCTCATAGTGAAATCTTCCAAGAG GTAACCTTCGAGCTACCAATAACAGAGTCAAAGTGTGAGGAGCTTCATCGGTTAACTG aaaatgaaTGCTCCAGTCAATTTTCAATTGCACCTCAAAGAAGTGTAATTGAACTCACAAAATGCAATGGTTAG
- the LOC113777415 gene encoding N-acetyltransferase 9-like protein isoform X5: MKVSLEGKKVILVPYMKEHVDKYHEWMQDPALLEATASEPLTLDEEYDMQLSWTQDPFKQTFIILDKELVVGEFVHGDPHVEAMVGDVNIYMNDLDDAEMAEIEIMIAETKSRGKGLGKESVLMMMAFAVENFGIHLFRAKIGDSNRASISLFQKLGFEKTSHSEIFQEVTFELPITESKCEELHRLTACQT, translated from the exons ATGAAGGTGAGCCTTGAAGGGAAGAAGGTAATCTTAGTACCATACATGAAAGAGCACGTAGACAAGTACCATGAATGGATGCAAGACCCAGCCCTTCTTGAGGCCACAGCTTCTGAGCCCCTCACTCTTGATGAAGAATATGATATGCAGCTGTCTTGGACCCAGGATCCCTTCA AACAAACTTTTATAATCCTGGATAAGGAATTGGTTGTTGGAGAGTTTGTTCATGGAGATCCCCATGTTGAAG cCATGGTTGGTGATGTCAACATATACATGAATGACTTGGATGATGCTGAAATGGCTGAGATTGAGATAATGATAGCCGAGACAAAAAG TCGTGGCAAAGGGCTTGGGAAAGAATCAGTTCTCATGATGATGGCATTTGCAGTTGAGAATTTCGGCATCCATTTATTTCGTGCTAAAATTGGGGACTCAAATAGAGCTTCTATAAGTCTATTCCAGAAActg GGCTTTGAGAAGACTTCTCATAGTGAAATCTTCCAAGAG GTAACCTTCGAGCTACCAATAACAGAGTCAAAGTGTGAGGAGCTTCATCGGTTAACTG CTTGCCAGACATGA
- the LOC113777415 gene encoding N-acetyltransferase 9-like protein isoform X6: MKVSLEGKKVILVPYMKEHVDKYHEWMQDPALLEATASEPLTLDEEYDMQLSWTQDPFKQTFIILDKELVVGEFVHGDPHVEAMVGDVNIYMNDLDDAEMAEIEIMIAETKSRGKGLGKESVLMMMAFAVENFGIHLFRAKIGDSNRASISLFQKLGFEKTSHSEIFQEVTFELPITESKCEELHRLTAN, translated from the exons ATGAAGGTGAGCCTTGAAGGGAAGAAGGTAATCTTAGTACCATACATGAAAGAGCACGTAGACAAGTACCATGAATGGATGCAAGACCCAGCCCTTCTTGAGGCCACAGCTTCTGAGCCCCTCACTCTTGATGAAGAATATGATATGCAGCTGTCTTGGACCCAGGATCCCTTCA AACAAACTTTTATAATCCTGGATAAGGAATTGGTTGTTGGAGAGTTTGTTCATGGAGATCCCCATGTTGAAG cCATGGTTGGTGATGTCAACATATACATGAATGACTTGGATGATGCTGAAATGGCTGAGATTGAGATAATGATAGCCGAGACAAAAAG TCGTGGCAAAGGGCTTGGGAAAGAATCAGTTCTCATGATGATGGCATTTGCAGTTGAGAATTTCGGCATCCATTTATTTCGTGCTAAAATTGGGGACTCAAATAGAGCTTCTATAAGTCTATTCCAGAAActg GGCTTTGAGAAGACTTCTCATAGTGAAATCTTCCAAGAG GTAACCTTCGAGCTACCAATAACAGAGTCAAAGTGTGAGGAGCTTCATCGGTTAACTG CAAACTAA
- the LOC113777415 gene encoding N-acetyltransferase 9-like protein isoform X2, translating to MKVSLEGKKVILVPYMKEHVDKYHEWMQDPALLEATASEPLTLDEEYDMQLSWTQDPFKQTFIILDKELVVGEFVHGDPHVEAMVGDVNIYMNDLDDAEMAEIEIMIAETKSRGKGLGKESVLMMMAFAVENFGIHLFRAKIGDSNRASISLFQKLGFEKTSHSEIFQEVTFELPITESKCEELHRLTDQSWLDIE from the exons ATGAAGGTGAGCCTTGAAGGGAAGAAGGTAATCTTAGTACCATACATGAAAGAGCACGTAGACAAGTACCATGAATGGATGCAAGACCCAGCCCTTCTTGAGGCCACAGCTTCTGAGCCCCTCACTCTTGATGAAGAATATGATATGCAGCTGTCTTGGACCCAGGATCCCTTCA AACAAACTTTTATAATCCTGGATAAGGAATTGGTTGTTGGAGAGTTTGTTCATGGAGATCCCCATGTTGAAG cCATGGTTGGTGATGTCAACATATACATGAATGACTTGGATGATGCTGAAATGGCTGAGATTGAGATAATGATAGCCGAGACAAAAAG TCGTGGCAAAGGGCTTGGGAAAGAATCAGTTCTCATGATGATGGCATTTGCAGTTGAGAATTTCGGCATCCATTTATTTCGTGCTAAAATTGGGGACTCAAATAGAGCTTCTATAAGTCTATTCCAGAAActg GGCTTTGAGAAGACTTCTCATAGTGAAATCTTCCAAGAG GTAACCTTCGAGCTACCAATAACAGAGTCAAAGTGTGAGGAGCTTCATCGGTTAACTG ATCAATCATGGCTAGATATAGAGTAA
- the LOC113778215 gene encoding pyridoxine/pyridoxamine 5'-phosphate oxidase 1, chloroplastic-like gives MAQNPETVSYLTQKEATEIDELLMGPLGFGVDQLMELAGLSVAAAIAEVYGASKYSRVLTICGPGNNGGDGLVAARHLHHFGYRSAVCYPKRTPKPLYAGLATQLESLSVPFLSEEDLPTELSEHFDIIVDAIFGFSFKGAPRSPFDSLIQRLVSLKKFDKTQKASAIVVSIDIPSGWHVEEGDITGDGIKPDMLVSLTAPKLGARKFVGQHHFLGGRFVPPIVVDKFKLQLPSYSGTSMCALIEKPPQIEIQAPRENYLSTDFLEEKVEVDPFDQLQKWIHHAVAAGVKDPNLVALSTAGRDGKLSSRIVQLLSVDNNGFVWCTSFESQKGRDLSENPHASILFYWDMLKRQVRVEGSVEKLSDEESEQYFHKNPREIRIRSIASEQSIVVPGRQVLHQQYEELKDYFDRSFSFIPRPTNWGGYRLKPEFFEFWQGEESRVHLKLQYFAKKVDERITWTVDQLTA, from the exons ATGGCGCAAAACCCAGAAACCGTATCATACTTGACACAGAAAGAAGCGACAGAAATCGACGAGCTACTCATGGGTCCTCTTGGTTTCGGTGTTGATCAGTTAATG GAGTTGGCTGGTTTGAGCGTGGCCGCTGCTATAGCTGAG GTCTATGGAGCAAGCAAATACAGTCGTGTTCTTACAATTTGTGGTCCTGGAAATAATGGTGGTGATGGTCTTGTAGCCGCTCGCCATTTACATCACTTTGGATATAGGTCTGCTGTTTGTTATCCTAAACGTACTCCAAAACCACTTTATGCTGGTCTTGCAACTCAG CTTGAGTCATTGTCAGTTCCATTCCTTTCTGAGGAAGATCTACCTACAGAGCTCTCAGAACACTTTGATATTATTGTGGATGCAATATTCGGATTTTCATTCAAGg GTGCTCCTAGATCACCTTTTGACAGTCTCATCCAAAGGCTGGTTTCTCTTAAAAAGTTTGACAAGACTCAGAAGGCATCGGCTATAGTTGTCTCAATAGATATACCATCTGGTTGGCACGTTGAAGAAGGAGATATCACTGGTGATGGAATTAAACCTGACATGCTG GTCTCTTTAACTGCTCCTAAGTTGGGTGCCAGAAAGTTCGTTGGTCAGCATCACTTTCTAGGTGGGAGGTTTGTCCCACCAATTGTTGTGGACAAATTCAAGCTTCAACTACCTTCATATTCTGGCACTTCTATGTGTGCCCTAATTGAAAAGCCTCCACAAATCGAGATACAGGCTCCAAGAGAAAACTATTTAAGTACTGATTTTCTGGAGGAAAAGGTGGAAGTCGACCCTTTTGATCAG TTACAGAAATGGATTCATCATGCAGTGGCAGCAGGAGTGAAAGACCCAAATCTTGTGGCTCTGTCGACTGCTGGCCGTGATGGGAAACT TTCGTCACGGATAGTACAGCTCCTCAGTGTTGACAACAATGGATTTGTGTG GTGCACCAGTTTCGAAAGTCAAAAGGGCCGTGATTTGTCTGAAAATCCTCATgcatcaattttgttttattggGATATGTTGAAGAGACAG GTAAGAGTGGAAGGTTCTGTTGAGAAATTGTCTGATGAGGAATCTGAGCAGTATTTTCACAAAAATCCTCGAGAAATTAGGATCAGATCTATTGCTAGCGAGCAG AGCATTGTAGTTCCTGGACGGCAAGTCCTCCATCAACAATATGAAGAATTGAAGGATTACTTTGATAG AAGTTTCAGTTTCATTCCTAGACCCACAAACTGGGGAGGCTATAGGTTGAAACCAGAGTTTTTTGAGTTTTGGCAAGGAGAGGAATCTCGCGTGCATCTAAA